In Pyricularia oryzae 70-15 chromosome 2, whole genome shotgun sequence, one genomic interval encodes:
- a CDS encoding alpha-1,3-mannosyltransferase CMT1, whose amino-acid sequence MDPASTDVPRLSCPRFPAERYEHLKAPIDLGQKKLYYFALNLRQCHYILPRLLGSIVEAIRFLGPRNSVLSIVKGNSDDGTAEVLKAIRQDLEALGIVYHYQRSDIDPNNGSRILRLAELRNLAMEPLVNSRQNTTAMKSSDGSHRSKALDIDILDDATVAFMNDVSICPDDILELIHQRKIQKADMTCGMDWSWNLQYQPFYDVWVARQLNGDSFFEIKENGEWHRQWELFHNDPPNQARYDAGVPVQVFSCWNGGAVFSAQPFLDGEVRFRDRNEGECLMGEPDYLNKDLWHKGRGRFAIVPTVNLGYNDDHGKGIKHKYGYVTDVVKTEEMSELPLQIPWVDTPPEKIKCMPGWKDQSWVPWNETLGKGR is encoded by the exons ATGGATCCTGCGAGCACCGACGTTCCGCGTCTGTCGTGCCCCAGGTTCCCTGCCGAGCGATACGAACACCTCAAGGCACCTATCGATCTTGGCCAAAAGAAGCTTTATTACTTTGCTTTGAACCTCAGGCAGTGTCACTACATCCTTCCACGCCTTTTGGGCTCCATAGTTGAGGCGATACGCTTCCTCGGACCCCGGAACTCGGTCCTCTCGATTGTCAAGGGCAATTCAGACGACGGCACGGCTGAGGTATTGAAGGCGATACGGCAAGATCTTGAGGCGCTCGGGATCGTATATCACTACCAGCGAAGCGACATCGATCCCAACAATGGCAGCCGCATCCTTCGGCTGGCTGAGCTTCGAAACTTGGCCATGGAGCCGCTGGTCAATAGTCGACAAAATACGACTGCCATGAAGAGTAGCGATGGGAGTCACAGGTCCAAGGCTCTCGACATCGATATCTTGGACGATGCCACCGTCGCTTTCATGAATGATGTGTCCATCTGCCCCGACGACATACTGGAGCTCATTCATCAGCGCAAGATTCAGAAAGCAGACATGACGTGCGGCATGGACTGGTCCTGGAATCTTCAGTACCAGCCCTTCTATGATGTCTGGGTTGCCCGGCAGCTCAACGGCGACAGCTTCTTCGAGATCAAAGAGAACGGTGAATGGCACAGACAGTGGGAACTCTTCCACAACGACCCGCCCAACCAGGCCCGTTACGACGCCGGTGTGCCGGTACAGGTCTTTTCGTGCTGGAACGGCGGCGCAGTGTTCTCTGCCCAGCCATTCCTGGATGGAGAGGTCAGATTCCGCGACAGGAATGAGGGCGAGTGCCTCATGGGCGAGCCGGACTATTTGAACAAGGACCTCTGGCACAAGGGCCGCGGACGTTTTGCAATTGTGCCTACCGTCAACCTCGGATACAATGACGATCATGGAAAGGGCATCAAGCACAAGTACGGCTACGTAACCGATGTGGTCAAGACAGAGGAGATGAGCGAGCTGCCACTTCAGATTCCTTGGGTGGACACGCCTCCGGAGAAGATCAAATGCATGCCGGGGTGGAAAGATCAGAGCTGGGTACCGTGGAACGAGACGCTT GGAAAGGGGAGATGA
- a CDS encoding N2,N2-dimethylguanosine tRNA methyltransferase, with amino-acid sequence MTTTPAAAVAGLSAEPAQGQTIEHDGKRYTTIREGLAYILVPEAAGDESGDGASKNPDRAATSGEGAPQTVFYNPIQQFNRDLSVLAIKAYGKVVMEKRMRLAQRRMEMFADKKRKRQEKREHREEGERPQKVAKTTDEGAAAPVEAADANSTAVAEEAGASVTEQEAQAESAAPADVTQDKISETPVKLPNDKTPRLKILDALSATGLRALRYAHELPFPTMVTSNDLLAAAVDSIKVNVKHNKLEDSIRVNHGNAQGHMYSVHADELTRSMLAPSGNKHRRQTPQEQLNNLGGKYDVIDLDPYGTAATFFDSAVQAVRDDGGLLCVTCTDPGVWASNGYPEKAYALYGGIPMKGFHCHEAGVRLILHGLASSAARYGLAIEPLLSLSIDYYARVFVRVTKSPAAVKFQAGKTMVVYNCDVGCGAWETQLLLRNRPMPNKKGGGIFYKHGFALGPTTDKVCGHCGTKTHLAGPMYAGRLHSPEFIQSILDDLPNASTEVYGTTDRIKGMLTTALEEIMDPRPEDREAIPKKHIRHEQEVAEANKCQQDEKTNGEKITAPKLSKEERLAEIEPYPFFWSPSMVAKVLHCQTPNEDAIRGALKGLGYRVTRSHCKPGSVKTDAPWSVVWQVMREWVRQKSPIHEGSLKEGSPGWHIMHGLPSSAQVTADAGEKMEGVEGEQKQPEKKEDGQASKIEVVFDENLGRERNKEKLTRYPVHPENWGPRSRAVGE; translated from the exons ATGACCAccacgccggcggcggcagtaGCCGGGCTCTCGGCCGAGCCAGCCCAGGGACAGACTATAGAACACGACGGCAAGCGATACACGACCATCAGAGAGGGGCTCGCGTACATCTTAGTGCCCGAGGCGGCGGGCGATGAGTCAGGCGATGGCGCCAGCAAGAATCCCGACCGGGCAGCAACCTCGGGCGAGGGTGCGCCGCAGACGGTCTTTTACAACCCGATACAGCAGTTCAATCGCGACTTGAGCGTGCTGGCGATCAAGGCCTATGGCAAGGTCGTCATGGAGAAACGGATGAGGCTTGCGCAGCGGCGAATGGAGATGTTTGCGGAtaagaagaggaagaggcAGGAGAAGAGGGAGCACCGAGAGGAAGGGGAGAGGCCGCAAAAGGTTGCCAAAACTACGGATGAAGGAGCTGCTGCGCCGGTAGAGGCCGCGGACGCAAATTCTacggcggtggcggaggaGGCCGGAGCATCTGTCACTGAGCAGGAGGCACAGGCAGAATCTGCAGCACCTGCTGATGTGACTCAGGACAAGATATCGGAGACACCGGTGAAGCTGCCAAACGATAAGACGCCACGTTTGAAGATCCTCGATGCGCTTTCGGCGACCGGGCTCAGGGCGTTGCGCTATGCCCACGAACTTCCCTTTCCGACCATGGTGACCTCTAATGATCTCCTCGCGGCTGCAGTTGATTCTATCAAGGTCAACGTGAAGCACAACAAGTTGGAAGACAGCATCCGCGTGAACCATGGCAACGCCCAAGGACACATGTATAGTGTCCATGCCGACGAACTGACCAGGAGCATGCTCGCGCCGTCTGGCAACAAACACCGGAGGCAAACACCTCAGGAACAGCTCAATAACTTGGGCGGCAAGTACGACGTAATTGATCTTGATCCGTACGGCACTGCGGCTACGTTCTTTGACTCTGCGGTGCAGGCGGTCCGGGACGACGGCGGCCTCCTGTGCGTCACCTGCACGGATCCTGGCGTGTGGGCCTCGAATGGCTACCCAGAAAAGGCATACGCGCTGTACGGCGGCATACCGATGAAGGGCTTCCACTGCCACGAGGCCGGCGTGCGTTTGATTCTTCATGGTCTCGCTTCATCAGCCGCTCGCTACGGTCTGGCGATCGAGCCGTTGCTGTCGCTCTCGATCGACTACTATGCGCGCGTTTTTGTGCGCGTCACCAAGTCCCCGGCCGCCGTCAAGTTCCAGGCGGGCAAGACCATGGTCGTCTACAACTGCGATGTCGGATGTGGAGCTTGGGAGACGCAGCTACTTTTGAGGAACAGGCCGATGCCCAACAAGAAGGGTGGCGGCATCTTTTATAAGCACGGCTTTGCACTGGGTCCTACGACAGACAAGGTCTGTGGACACTGCGGCACCAAGACGCACCTAGCTGGACCCATGTACGCCGGGAGGTTACACTCGCCCGAATTTATACAGTCGATTCTTGACGACCTGCCGAATGCATCAACCGAGGTTTATGGCACGACTGATCGCATCAAGGGGATGCTGACTACGGCGCTGGAGGAGATCATGGATcccagacccgaggacaGGGAAGCGATTCCCAAGAAACATATCCGACATGAGCAAGAGGTCGCAGAGGCCAACAAGTGCCAACAGGATGAGAAGACAAACGGCGAAAAGA TCACCGCGCCAAAGCTCAGCAAAGAGGAGAGGCTGGCCGAGATTGAGCCGTACCCATTCTTCTGGAGCCCGTCCATGGTGGCCAAGGTGCTGCACTGCCAGACGCCCAACGAGGACGCCATCAGGGGTGCGCTTAAGGGCCTCGGGTACCGGGTGACGCGCAGCCATTGCAAGCCCGGCAGCGTCAAGACGGACGCGCCGTGGTCGGTGGTCTGGCAAGTGATGCGCGAGTGGGTGCGGCAGAAGTCTCCAATCCACGAGGGCAGCTTGAAGGAGGGCTCTCCGGGGTGGCACATCATGCATGGACTGCCGTCATCGGCCCAGGTAACTGCTGATGCCGGTGAGAAAATGGAAGGTGTTGAGGGAGAGCAGAAGCAGccggagaagaaggaggatGGTCAAGCGAGCAAGATCGAGGTGGTATTTGACGAGAATCTTGGTCGTGAGAGGAACAAGGAGAAGCTTACTAGATACCCGGTTCACCCGGAGAACTGGGGCCCGCGGAGCAGAGCTGTTGGGGAGTAG
- a CDS encoding sexual differentiation process protein isp4, with translation MQPIQHAPDSAAEPEDPADIQDNQQQSFPLRNLAPNTRRPTRAELSPSAAPRAIAASTSIRGPLFDTTADGHSALDPSPQQPSLSPSFNTRQAFGAPSAGRQPSSSSSSSIASHVNAAASRQEKNDVPVQTDADIQSTTGLDDEATTNPMRKATPALRDSDEFRSAPSYGAVSLDHVKPPGANGHFSTGTTIDADELARIASQNSSRRRKSEDINVKSRRSGEELGASSVLGGLEGRFGVTEGGALDDPKHGDDSSSDGGISPEAIEDENNPPDNSPYPQVRASVSPVDNTSLSINTPRMWALSVLFSILGSSTNLFFSLRYPSVSITPVIALLLVHPLGLAWDYLLKRKGDPDEEFVEGVQVPGQWDETHERSKLQRLRLWLAQGRWNEKEHSCVYVSSNVSFGFAFATDVIVEQTQFYKQDASITYQLLLTLSTQILGYTFAGLTRRFLVRPSGMIWPSTLMSAAMFTTLHKEENKPANGWKISRWNFFYVVFISAFLFYFLPGLLFPALSYFNVITWFAPKNVVVANLFGVVSGLGLFPLTFDWAQVAYIGSPLLTPFWAAMNVVGGLVIVMWILAPLAYYSNWMYSSYMPILSAAVFDNTGKVYDVSKILTKDFIFDAEAYKNYSRVFLPITYVLSYGVQFAGLAALLTHTACWHGRDIWTQWTKSLQEARQEGKVATYQPVATSSDDYGRSNTNGAQARREASTSSAFFEDIMSREDVHNRLMKRYKDAPMHWYLMTFVSMTAIGIFVVEYYPIHLPWYGLLLALGICSILFIPIGIVMAVTNQHTSIYLICQLVCGAIFPGRPVANMVFVTYGYISSSQGIKFAADLKLGHYMKIPPRILFMVQMVATVVSSLTQIAVLNWMFRNIPGICTPQAINGFTCPIARVHFNGSILWGVVGPSEFFGRGATYRPLVWCFLVGAIAPIPLWYISKGKKDSIIRKINLPVLFGSLSWIPPATGLNFSVWALVCYLFNSLLKNRATAWWAKYSMTLSAALDSALASGIVVVFFTFIYPGVMDGFSWWGTEVYKQGCDWQACAYMSVPEGGRFGPDTW, from the exons ATGCAGCCGATCCAGCACGCACCCGATTCAGCCGCCGAGCCAGAAGACCCTGCTGACATCCAGGACAACCAACAACAATCCTTCCCGCTTCGCAACCTAGCGCCTAACACTCGTCGCCCCACGCGCGCCGAGCTCAGCCCATCCGCTGCTCCTCGCGCCATCGCAGCATCCACATCTATCCGAGGGCCCCTCTTCGACACCACTGCCGATGGGCACAGTGCCCTCGACCCATCTCCCCAGCAGCCCTCCCTGTCGCCATCCTTTAACACTCGGCAGGCTTTCGGTGCCCCCTCAGCCGGCAGGCAGCCCAGCtcttcctcatcctcctccatCGCCTCACATGTCAACGCCGCTGCGTCCCGGCAGGAGAAGAACGACGTGCCGGTTCAGACGGACGCTGACATCCAATCCACGACGGGTCTCGACGACGAAGCTACAACCAACCCGATGAGGAAAGCTACCCCTGCTCTCCGCGACTCGGATGAGTTTCGGAGTGCGCCATCATATGGTGCTGTGTCCCTCGACCATGTGAAGCCGCCCGGAGCAAATGGACACTTCTCGACGGGAACAACAATAGATGCAGATGAGCTTGCGCGAATAGCCTCACAGAACTCGAGCCGGCGCCGCAAGTCGGAGGACATCAATGTTAAGAGCAGGCGCTCGGGAGAAGAGCTAGGGGCATCATCTGTTCTTGGTGGCCTGGAGGGTCGCTTCGGTGTCACGGAGGGCGGTGCCCTCGATGATCCCAAACATGGCGACGATAGCAGCAGCGACGGTGGTATCTCACCGGAAGCCATCGAGGATGAGAATAACCCCCCAGACAACTCGCCATATCCGCAAGTCAGAGCCTCGGTTTCGCCTGTTGACAATACTTCACTATCCATCAACACGCCTCGTATGTGGGCATTGTCTGTCCTTTTCTCGATTCTCGGATCGTCTACAaatctcttcttttctttgagaTACCCCAGCGTGTCCATCACGCCCGTTATAGCGCTACTTCTTGTCCACCCCCTTGGGTTAGCATGGGATTACCTACTCAAGCGCAAAGGTGACCCTGACGAGGAATTTGTTGAAGGTGTGCAAGTTCCTGGCCAATGGGATGAGACTCATGAGAGGAGCAAACTCCAGCGCCTGCGACTATGGCTAGCACAAGGTCGTTGGAACGAAAAGGAGCACAGCTGTGTCTATGTCAGCAGCAATGTCTCTTTCGGTTTCGCCTTTGCAACTGATGTCATTGTCGAGCAGACGCAGTTCTACAAGCAGGACGCCAGCATCACCTACCAGCTGCTCCTTACACTTTCGACGCAAATCCTCGGCTATACATTCGCCGGATTGACCAGGCGCTTTCTGGTGCGCCCGAGCGGCATGATTTGGCCGTCGACGTTGATGTCAGCTGCCATGTTTACAACACTGCACAAAGAGGAGAACAAGCCAGCAAACGGCTGGAAAATCAGCCGATGGAACTTCTTTTATGTTGTGTTCATTAGCGCATTCCTTTTCTACTTCTTGCCAGGCCTACTTTTTCCCGCTCTGAGCTACTTCAACGTTATCACGTGGTTCGCCCCGAAGAACGTCGTCGTGGCGAACCTCTTTGGTGTCGTGTCCGGTCTAGGTCTCTTCCCCCTCACCTTTGACTGGGCCCAGGTGGCATATATCGGCTCGCCTCTGCTCACTCCATTCTGGGCCGCCATGAATGTCGTCGGTGGCCTGGTCATTGTCATGTGGATCTTGGCACCATTGGCCTACTACAGCAACTGGATGTACTCATCATACATGCCTATCCTCTCTGCTGCAGTCTTTGACAACACTGGCAAAGTTTACGACGTCAGTAAGATCTTAACTAAGGATTTCATCTTCGATGCCGAGGCATACAAGAACTACAGTCGGGTATTTCTGCCAATTACCTATGTGCTTAGCTATGGAGTACAGTTTGCAGGGCTAGCTGCCTTGTTGACGCACACGGCATGCTGGCACGGCCGTGACATCTGGACGCAATGGACCAAGTCTTTGCAAGAGGCACGACAAGAAGGAAAGGTCGCAACCTATCAGCCAGTTGCGACTTCGAGCGATGATTACGGACGATCGAATACGaacggtgcgcaggctcggCGTGAGGCCTCAACAAGCTCTGCATTTTTTGAAGACATTATGAGTCGCGAGGATGTCCACAATAGGCTGATGAAGCGGTACAAGGATGCCCCGATGCATTGGTACTTGATGACATTTGTTTCGATGACGGCTATCGGCATATTTGTCGTCGAGTA CTATCCTATTCATCTGCCCTGGTACGGCCTCCTGCTGGCCCTGGGAATTTGCAGCATCCTATTTATCCCTATCGGGATTGTCATGGCAGTTACCAACCAACATACCAGCATCTATCTGATTTGCCAGCTCGTCTGTGGAGCCATATTTCCAGGTCGGCCTGTGGCAAACATGGTATTTGTAACGTATGGTTATATTTCATCCTCGCAAGGCATCAAATTTGCGGCGGATCTGAAACTCGGCCACTACATGAAGATCCCGCCTCGCATCCTTTTCATGGTGCAGATGGTGGCAACGGTCGTGTCATCCTTAACGCAGATAGCCGTTCTCAACTGGATGTTCCGCAACATCCCAGGTATATGTACGCCCCAGGCCATCAACGGGTTCACGTGTCCAATCGCTCGGGTGCACTTCAATGGCTCCATCTTGTGGGGCGTGGTAGGACCGTCCGAATTCTTTGGTCGTGGTGCAACGTACAGGCCACTGGTTTGGTGCTTCCTCGTTGGGGCGATAGCACCCATACCGCTGTGGTACATCAGCAAGGGAAAGAAGGATAGCATTATCCGCAAGATCAACTTGCCGGTCCTCTTTGGCTCGTTGAGTTGGATCCCGCCTGCGACAGGACTGAACTTTTCCGTGTGGGCCCTCGTGTGCTACCTGTTCAACTCCCTGCTCAAGAACCGCGCCACAGCTTGGTGGGCAAAGTATAGCATGACGCTCAGCGCGGCGCTCGACTCGGCGCTCGCGTCAGgaatcgtcgtcgtcttcttcaCCTTCATTTACCCGGGTGTTATGGACGGGTTCAGCTGGTGGGGTACAGAGGTATACAAGCAGGGATGCGATTGGCAGGCTTGCGCATACATGAGCGTGCCCGAAGGTGGTCGCTTTGGGCCCGATACTTGGTGA
- a CDS encoding sm snRNP core protein Sme1 — protein MTGRGGGGGRKILLPPINCIFKLLQSHATVSIWLYEQLGIRIEGKIRGFDEFMNLVIDDAIEVKQITKDNTEEKRRPLGQILLKGDNVSLIQSLQ, from the exons ATGACTGGTcggggaggcggcggcggccgcaaGATTCTTCTTCCGCCTATCAACTGCATTTTTAAGCTGCTCCAGTCTCATGCCACTGTTTCGATTTGGCTTTATGAGCAGTTGGGCATAAGAATTGAGGGCAAGATTAGG GGATTTGACGAGTTCATGAACCTTGTGATCGACGATGCGATTGAAGTGAAACAGATTACCAAAGACAACACAGAGGAGAAGAGGAGGCCGTTGG GCCAAATCCTTCTGAAGGGTGACAATGTTTCCCTGATCCAAAGCTTACAATAG
- a CDS encoding karyopherin → MATPGAQDVFTPDNILQAMLTMRSPDREKKKVAMEYLDKFQKSMDAWNVTIGILQSSTDAEALNFAAITLKGKITYDLSTQVAEGDLPALRGQILLLLKKFAPGPKPVRVQLCVCLAILAIHMKDWKDVLQDVGMALGNDPQSHACVLDFLKVLPEEVTEGRKITLSEEELAQRTTELLGNNAQRVVQMLIDYATSSAEAEQNPQLMECITSWLKEVPVNVVVKTPLLDVVLKAVHNEQSTEPAAECLSTICRETRDIDDNAETIQILLPKLTALQPLIEKAVSNEDTESYKALTKLFADAGDAWVIAIAREPQTFMPLVQILLECCARDKERDVVEYTFNFWYELKQYITLERYTAALNHLRPIYSALVDVLLKHLQFPQSETGNELDLFDGDREVEEKFREFRHRMGDTLKDSCEVLGVKVCLTKVLDAIKLWSSNYGSTVNGTNVPHWQELEAPLFAMRAMGGMVPESETDVLPELMALLFQIPAHEKLRFAAIMVFSRYTEWTAAHKEFLEPQFNYIVTSFSTDSKEIIRAAAQAIKFFCTDCKDLLSDQVLQLQAFYDQILDKLPELSQEEITEGVANVVAAQKTEDIYNLLKLYCDPLMARLMAKAQNATTQEGKLAVADHLQLITLFVQIVKPYAADGQENPAVKYWQEKFSIFSTILENSLDFVPICERVCRCWRFMVISFRTSMLPILQEGLAARLVEGFTRSRQGCFLWVTGAILREFSEDREHVSDAVMDWIYSFFDTQARNVLQVMNGLSPAEAPDVLEDFFRLLTDALLYHHQRLIPSELFPAIFEAALTSLTLQQREPLSATLHFLRDLLTYGGDNPAVSTIPPGEPSQHLKHIVRNQLQALGEKLVVRVLNGMLHTFPRDCFADGSGVLLAMFQELPTQTTAWVERAISTLPAGSVSPAEATRMMTKIQEKLSGEDQSQMRQVRALLQDFTVQYRRRNIQQRDGLGEVDEVFNFSG, encoded by the exons ATGGCTACTCCCGGCGCTCAGGATGTCTTCACGCCGGATAACATTCTCCAGGCAATGTTGACGATGCGCAGCCCTGACcgggagaaaaagaaggtgGCGATGGAGTACCTGGACAAGTTTCAGAAATCG ATGGATGCTTGGAACGTTACCATCGGCATCCTCCAGTCGAGTACCGATGCCGAAGCCCTGAACTTTGCTGCCATCACTCTTAAGGGAAAG ATCACCTACGATCTTTCTACACAGGTCGCCGAGGGCGACCTTCCAGCTTTGAGGGGCCAGATTCTATTACTTCTCAAAAAATTTGCGCCCGGTCCCAAGCCCGTCAGGGTCCAACTATGCGTCTGTTTGGCTATTTTGGCGATCCACATGAAGGATTGGAAGGATGTGTTACAGGACGTTGGCATGGCCCTCGGGAACGACCCGCAGAGCCACGCCTGTGTTCTAGACTTTCTGAAAGTGCTGCCGGAGGAGGTCACCGAAGGCCGCAAAATCACCCTGTCT GAAGAGGAGCTGGCTCAGAGGACAACCGAGCTGCTAGGCAACAACGCTCAGCGCGTTGTGCAGATGCTCATCGACTATGCGACGTCATCAG CGGAGGCGGAGCAAAATCCTCAATTGATGGAGTGTATCACATCTTGGCTCAAGGAGGTTCCTGTCAACGTCGTCGTGAAGACTCCACTTCTTGACGTTGTGCTCAAGGCCGTCCATAATGAGCAATCTACGGAACCGGCCGCAGAATGCCTCAGCACCATCTGCAGGGAAACCCGCGATATCGATGACAATGCCGAGACGATACAGATCTTGCTTCCGAAACTCACAGCACTCCAGCCCCTGATCGAGAAGGCAGTCTCGAACGAAGATACAGAGTCGTACAAGGCCCTGACGAAGCTGTTTGCCGACGCGGGCGATGCGTGGGTTATCGCAATTGCTCGCGAGCCGCAAACTTTCATGCCGCTCGTCCAGATCCTTCTCGAGTGTTGCGCCAGGGACAAAGAAAGAGACGTCGTTGAGTATACCTTCAACTTTTGGTATGAACTTAAGCAGTACATCACACTAGAGAGGTACACTGCGGCCCTGAATCACCTCAGGCCAATTTACTCTGCGCTCGTCGATGTTCTTCTTAAGCACCTACAGTTCCCTCAATCGGAAACCGGCAACGAACTTGACCTTTTCGACGGCGACCGTGAAGTCGAAGAAAAGTTCCGCGAGTTTCGCCATCGCATGGGTGACACGCTGAAAGACTCTTGCGAAGTTTTGGGTGTCAAGGTGTGCCTCACCAAGGTTCTGGACGCGATCAAGCTGTGGAGCAGCAACTATGGCAGCACAGTGAACGGCACAAACGTGCCGCATTGGCAAGAGCTGGAGGCGCCGCTCTTCGCCATGCGTGCTATGGGTGGAATGGTCCCTGAGAGCGAAACTGATGTCCTTCCAGAGCTCATGGCGCTACTCTTCCAAATTCCTGCTCACGAGAAGCTCCGTTTTGCTGCAATTATGGTCTTCTCCAGATACACTGAGTGGACAGCAGCACACAAGGAATTTCTGGAGCCACAGTTCAACTACATCGTCACGTCATTCTCGACCGATTCCAAGGAGATCATTCGGGCTGCTGCTCAGGCGATCAAATTTTTCTGCACAGATTGCAAGGACTTACTGAGTGACCAAGTCCTCCAGCTTCAGGCATTTTACGACCAAATTCTTGACAAGCTTCCTGAACTTAGCCAGGAGGAGATCACAGAAGGTGTGGCCAACGTAGTGGCAGCCCAAAAGACAGAGGACATTTACAATCTGCTCAAGCTTTACTGTGACCCTCTTATGGCTCGACTCATGGCCAAGGCTCAGAACGCTACCACTCAGGAGGGGAAGTTGGCAGTCGCAG ATCACCTTCAGCTCATCACCCTCTTTGTCCAGATCGTCAAGCCGTACGCGGCAGACGGGCAGGAGAATCCTGCGGTCAAGTACTGGCAGGAGAAGTTTAGCATCTTCTCGACAATCCTGGAGAACTCTCTCGACTTTGTACCGATATGCGAGAGGGTTTGCCGGTGCTGGCGTTTCATGGTCATCTCGTTCAGGACTTCAATGCTTCCAATCCTCCAGGAAGGACTGGCCGCAAGGTTGGTGGAGGGCTTCACGAGGTCCCGGCAGGGTTGCTTCCTGTGGGTGACCGGCGCCATTCTCCGTGAGTTCTCCGAGGACCGCGAGCACGTCTCAGATGCTGTCATGGACTGGATATACAGCTTCTTCGACACTCAGGCGAGGAATGTGCTTCAAGTCATGAATGGTCTTTCACCTGCCGAGGCACCAGATGTCCTTGAGGACTTCTTCCGCCTCCTAACAGATGCTCTCCTCTATCATCACCAGCGTTTGATCCCATCGGAGCTCTTCCCGGCAATTTTCGAAGCGGCTCTTACATCATTGACCCTGCAACAGCGGGAGCCGCTATCTGCGACGCTGCACTTCCTACGGGATCTGCTTACATATGGGGGTGACAACCCGGCAGTCTCTACCATACCACCTGGCGAGCCTTCACAGCACCTAAAGCATATTGTTCGCAACCAACTGCAAGCCCTTGGAGAAAAGCTTGTTGTGCGGGTGCTCAACGGAATGCTGCACACTTTTCCCCGCGACTGCTTTGCCGACGGAAGTGGTGTGCTACTTGCGATGTTCCAGGAGCTACCCACGCAAACAACAGCGTGGGTGGAACGGGCGATCAGCACCTTGCCTGCCGGCTCCGTCAGTCCAGCTGAAGCCACACGCATGATGACAAAGATTCAAGAGAAGCTCAGTGGCGAGGACCAGTCGCAAATGAGGCAAGTTCGCGCGCTGCTGCAAGATTTCACGGTCCAATACCGACGACGAAACATACAGCAACGTGATGGGCTGGGTGAGGTGGACGAGGTATTCAATTTCAGTGGATAA